The sequence TCAGCTCCTAGCAGGGAGAGTGAGGAGTCAGATTTTCTTGGGGAGCATCAGGTGGCCCAGGGACCAGTCACCAGGCCCTCGCGGCTTGCAGAGGGCCCAGTGGCGGCCACGGCGGGACATCTGCCTTGGCATAAGCAGGCAAAGTGGAGCTAGAGGAGCGGACAGTCCCTGCCTGCTGTCCTCACTCAGAGGGCTTGGATGGCCCAGGTGCATGAGCTCCTGGAAGTGCGGAGGGCTTGGGCGCAAGGGTAAGGTCAGGCCTCTACCGCAGCTCGGGAATGAACTGAGCCCAGTTGATGCTGTCAGGGCCCAGAGGGTCCTCCTCCAGGCCAGGGAAGCTGATGTCCAGGAGGACCTTGCTGAGGCTGTCATTCATTGTGTCCAGAACCAGGCCTTCCGTCAGAGAACGGTTGGCTGAAAGGCTGGCAACCTGTGACCCGGGGGAGACCGGCTTGGGGACTTCCATATCTGAAGGGGAAGGGCTGCTGAAGGGGTCAGAGGTGAGGTCAAAGGGCTCTGAATTGAGGAGCTCTCGGGGTGAGTCAAAGAGTGGGATACTTTTCAGCGGGGTGGTGCTAAAATCCGTTAGCCCCAGGGAATCAGGCAGGGGGCCAAAGGCAGCCTGGGGGGCTTGTACCGGACTGAAATCCAGGCCCCCTACTTTGGCTGGGGGTGTGAGCCTCCAGGATTCAGGGGTCACGGGGAGGGCAGACTTGCTCGGGGTGGAGGAGATGGGCGGTGTCTCCTTAATGGGTGTCTTAAAGGGTCCTCCCTCTTCCTGGCAGGAGCCAAGCCGGGAGGTGGGCTCGGAGGACACTGCGGGCAAAGTGAGCTCTGTGGCTCGCTGGGAAGCCCCGGGGCCCTCGGAGAAGAGTAGCTCAGGCTCATCcagacagggaggcaggaggtgcTGTTTTCTGCGAGACCGACTCATCTCCCGTCCCTCCCTGCGTTTGATCACGAGCATTTCCGAGACACATCGGGCTGGGGACTTGAGCCCACTGTAGGACTTCTTGGGCCTCGGGGTGGGAGAGTGGGACGAACCCTCCCAGGAGTGCGACAGTTCCTCTTTGACAGATGGGCATGGTGAAGGCCACTCCTCCAAGGGTGGGCTCTCTACTTTGATGGGTCTCCCCAAGAGTGGCATTTCCTCCCCGGGCTGGATTCCTTCCTCCTTGATGGACTGAACTGGAAGCAGAGGAGACAGCCTTTCTCCAAGCAGGAATTTGTCCTCTTGCACAGGCCCTGCGGTGGGCAGAGGGGCCACCCCATCATCAGCTAGCAGCACCTGCAAGCGAAGCAGGGATACGGTGAGACAGAGCTCTCCAGGCCTTGAGATTCAACCCGGTCACCAGGCGGGACACAAGATCCTGGCTAAAGCAAGCCACATGCTGGTGCTGttcctcttttttgtctttttaaagttttacagaCTTAAATAGGAGAATATAGGATGAAGGCGGTGGTTCAATTCCGGGGAGTAAAAGTGCATTTAATATGGTGCTGGTATAATTAGTACCCAtcggagagaaaataaaattggatgcCTGTTTCATACCATGTACAAAGACTTAAACAGAAGAAGTAAAACCATACAAATCCTGAAAGAGAATCTAGGAGACTACATGTACAATCTGAGGGTGGGTGCGACCTTCTTAAGCAAGACTGGAAACCCAGAAGCtgtaaaagagaagagagacatatttgactacataaaaacttaaaatcttaCTGTGGCAAGAGATTgcataaacaaagaaacaaacaacagaagTAAAAGAAGTATCTTCAGCATAAAAGCCTGAAGTTAGTATTTTAATAACAAAGAATTTTCACATATTATCAAAACCCCATAGAAAGATGGGCCAAGCCCATAAATAAGTATCTGATAGAGAACAATTCCAAGTGACCCAACATAATAAGAAGGTATTCACACTTACCGATAagcaacaaaagataaaatgaaacaaggagatatcatttatatatagCAGATgggcaaatatttaaaagactatACCGACTGCTGGCAAAGATATAGGTCTTGTCATAtattgctggtagaaatgtaaaatactgtATATGATTTTGGAAACCAATATCtagcaatatttaataaaattggtAACACGTTTCCACTCAGGAATTTTGTGCCTGGTTTTCTATCCCATGGAAATACAAGCACTTGTAAGAAAGATACTTGCAAAGATATTTACTGCAGTGTTGTTCATAGGgcaaaaaaaaaactagaagcaaAATGTACCCAATAAAAGTGGAATGGCTGGAAAATTTTTGGCATAGCCACACAGTGGAATGCTGGGTGgccattaaaaaacaatgaattagAGCCAATGCCAAGTGAATTGGAAGAATTTCCATGTGGCAGAAAAGTGCAACGAGGTCCCGTTTTTAATGTTCTGCGTGTTGTATGTGCCTATATAAAATGGCTATGGCAAGATGTATGTATGGTACACTAAGAGCACGGATGAATTATAAAAGCAAGCATACTAAATTGCCAACGGGCGGGATGTCAGCAGGGGGGATGTGggtgaagaaaaaaagactgcATTAAAACAAGAACAGTATATGTGCTACAGTCATATGGATACATTTAGGTAAAATGACTTATGGTagtatgtataattttatgtatatttaaaaagtattttttaaataaaaaaaaataggggcacctgcgtggctcagttggtggagtctgactcttgatttcaggtcaggtcacgatctcacggtttgtgagatcaagccctgagtcaggctccacgctgacagcacagagcctgcttgggatcctcagtctccctctctctctgttcctcccacactcgcacatgcattctctctctctctctctctcaaaataaagttaaaaaaaataaaaaaacaaaaacaaaactaaagcaaAGCCAAGTCTCTCTgaactccagagcccatgctgtTGCCATCTcagtggaggaggcagggagggccttTTCTTCTGCTCTATTAAAGGAGAGCTCTTGCTCACAAATCCTTCTCTATGTCCACACTTGATAGCCCATCAAGATATGGCTCCTCACCTTCTCCTCAAGCTAGACCACTGATGCTCAGCCAGGGGCCATATCTGCACTCTTCCGCTCCCTatgggatatttggcaatgtccaGACACATTTTAGTGGGGAGAGACATGGGGTGCTGCTAAAGATCCCTCAGCACACAGGACCATACCTGTCCACCCCCAACAAAGAACGATCCATCCctaaatgtcaatagtaccaagGATGAAAACCTGACCCAATCACTCTGCTGTTACTAGGTATAAACTGGCATCTCCTGCCTCCATGGCACTGCCAATTAGAATGCTTTTGCTACACCTGTTTATCCAAATGTACGTCTTTCTAAAACCTACTTCCTGTGTGAACTCTTCCTTACCCATCCCAGCCCATCTATCATCATCCCCCTGGTCTGAATTCTTATAAACTCATTAGGTATTCATGGGTCTTCTGACACCACTCATATTGTAATCCAAGTTCTTTTTTAGCTCTTCTAATGCTTTtgaattttcctttgtatttatgcCTTGTCTACCCATATAGATTTATAAACTTCTCAAGGAACACTTAGCAGAGTGCTTTGCAAACTAGAGGTCCAACACTTTTAATTGACTGCGGTCTCTCCTTGGAGAAAAACCGAAGCCACTCACCTTGGGGGCAATACGGACCCGCTTGCTATGGCGGGCAAGCTCTGAGCTCATGAGTGAAGCTGCCAGGGGCAATGGCACCTTTACTGAGGGCTGCAACACCAGCGACTGGTTCACCGGGAACTGGATAGGTACCAGGTATGAGCTGACCCGTGGCAGCAGTGGTTTCATCTTCCGCCCTAAGAGGAAACAGGGGAGATCAGGAGCAGGGGTCCAGGGATAAACCCCTTCTCAATCCCAGGAGCTTTGCTCTCCTTCTCTGGGCTCAGACTCAAAACACGCCCCCAGAGCAAGGACTAGCCTGATGCCCACTCTCCCATACTAACGTGCGCCCAGTGGGAGTTCAGTTTTGATGGTCACGTTCCGGCGGAGCTCAGGATTGGGTCGTTTCTGCTGCTGCTTGTggcagatggggagagaaagaaacctgGGTTAATAAGGCAGGGGGAGAAGGCAGGAGAACCCACCAGCTGCTCTGGGACTGTGCACCGAGCTAACCGATGGCCCAGAAAGAAAAGGCCGTCTGGGGCAGATGCAGGTGAGCACTGTCTCCAAAGCCTGGTTAGTGGGAAGAGGTGGACGGCACACAGATCTATGATGGCAGGACAGTCCTTCCACCTCATCTGGGTGTCCTCACCACCCCCGGGGGATGCTAACGCGTGTTGTTCTAGGAGCGACAAAGAAAAACTaggtagaaaaggaagagagaaaactgcCACCTGCCAGGCCCATGCCATGCACTTGTGGTTGCCATCTCGCACGAAGCCCGTGGCATGTCCTGCTGCCACACCCCGCTCTGCTCAGTGAAACTTCATCATGCCCAGAgcgtggggtgtggggaggggagggaagtgggcAGAAGCTGGTGGGGGAATGAGGTGGCAGTATAAATTTCCTTACTCCTAGAAGCTCAGGGGTGCTCTGCCTTCAGGGCTGGAAGTCACACAGCCCCAGGCTCCCTTCCCCTGTCCACTAAAGTCATGCTGAGCAGTGAAAGGAAAACAAGGCCAAGCCCCGAGCCAGGAGGAAAAGAATCTTACTGATTCCAAGTGCTCAGGCGATTGTGGAGACCCTGGGTCCAGTGGCTGGTGGCGGTCAGGCATtgtgggaaagaaatgaaatgaagttaCCACCAGCGTGGCCAATCTGACCAGGTCGGGAAAAACAGCTATTTCTGTTTGATGCTGAGGGCCACCCGGGACAACTTCCCCTCCCAGGAGAACAGTTACAGCTGATAGCGGCCTTATGGGCACCCTGAAATCCCCAAACAATCATTTCTGAAAAGAGGTTCTGATGGCTCAATTTCTGGTCTCCAGGCTAAAGAAGGGCtcttttaaaatggttttccagactttctctGTAAGAATCACCCAAGATGCctgttaaaaatatgtattcctgGCCCCGTTCCAGACCCACTGGGTCAGAAGCCCCCAGGGAGGGACCTGGgaagctgtatttttttaacaggCGGCAGGCAATTCTTATCTGCAAGGCAGTTAGGGAAACACTGCCCAGAGTAGTCCTCTGTTTGGATCAAAGCGGTCTCCTCCACAGCCTGGTCTGGCACAGAAGTGTGTCATTTGGTATCTGTCAACTGTACTGAATTCAGCTAGTTTTATACAGCTCATCTCTGGGCTGGCTGGCTTTTAACTCGGCCCTGGCCGGGTAAGATCATCACAAGGAGGACTTGTTTCCTTTTGAGATGGATATTATGATGACCAACTCTGGCCCTATTGAGATGAAGCCAGGACACTCACCTTAAATACCTGGTCCAATGTCAAATAGCGATTGGCACTGGGGTGGATAGTCCAAAAGGAGACTTTGCCATTGGCAGATGTCTCCCGAACAAACATGTCATGGAGAGAAAGGTTGTGGCGGATGGAattctggaaggagagaaaggcaaCTAGTTACCAGCTACTTCAGCTTCTGAATTATCACCTTTGATGTTTCCTGAGGCTGAAAGCAGCCTCAGGCCTCCCCCACTGTGGCCAGCAGGATCCTCATGATCTCGCCTATTGGCGACTCTCTCCCCTGCTGCTCCACACTGCAGAGCTGGCAAGCTGGGCCATCAAGCCATCAGTCCATAAAGCCATCAGCTGGTGATAAAGGAAAGAACTGGATGGCTGTCAGCAGCAAGGAAAGGGTATGGAGGCTATGAAGCAATCAGTAGCAAGATAGGTAAGTAAAGCAACTAAGAAACTAGGAAATTTCTTTGAGGTAAGACAGTGCAGTTAAGAATTCTACTgtggaggaaacaaaacaaaaaacccttgcTTGGGGTTGCCCACCTGTCAGAAAA is a genomic window of Acinonyx jubatus isolate Ajub_Pintada_27869175 chromosome B4, VMU_Ajub_asm_v1.0, whole genome shotgun sequence containing:
- the FOXM1 gene encoding forkhead box protein M1 isoform X1, whose amino-acid sequence is MKTSPRRPLILKRRRLPLPVQNAPGETSGEEPKRPPAQQEPGQAQASKEAADSNSCKFPAGIKIINHPTMPNTQVVAIPNNANIQSIITALTAKGKESGNSGPNKFILISFGGAPTHPSGHQPQTQASNDPRRTEVVTETLGPKPATRDVNLPRPLGALPGQRWESCAGGEAAGCTLDNSLTNIQWLRKVSSDGLGSSSIKQETEEKENRHLEQSQVEEPPGASTSWQDSVSERPPYSYMAMIQFAINSTERKRMTLKDIYTWIEDHFPYFKHIAKPGWKNSIRHNLSLHDMFVRETSANGKVSFWTIHPSANRYLTLDQVFKPLDPGSPQSPEHLESQQQKRPNPELRRNVTIKTELPLGARRKMKPLLPRVSSYLVPIQFPVNQSLVLQPSVKVPLPLAASLMSSELARHSKRVRIAPKVLLADDGVAPLPTAGPVQEDKFLLGERLSPLLPVQSIKEEGIQPGEEMPLLGRPIKVESPPLEEWPSPCPSVKEELSHSWEGSSHSPTPRPKKSYSGLKSPARCVSEMLVIKRREGREMSRSRRKQHLLPPCLDEPELLFSEGPGASQRATELTLPAVSSEPTSRLGSCQEEGGPFKTPIKETPPISSTPSKSALPVTPESWRLTPPAKVGGLDFSPVQAPQAAFGPLPDSLGLTDFSTTPLKSIPLFDSPRELLNSEPFDLTSDPFSSPSPSDMEVPKPVSPGSQVASLSANRSLTEGLVLDTMNDSLSKVLLDISFPGLEEDPLGPDSINWAQFIPELR
- the FOXM1 gene encoding forkhead box protein M1 isoform X2, translating into MKTSPRRPLILKRRRLPLPVQNAPGETSGEEPKRPPAQQEPGQAQASKEAADSNSCKFPAGIKIINHPTMPNTQVVAIPNNANIQSIITALTAKGKESGNSGPNKFILISFGGAPTHPSGHQPQTQASNDPRRTEVVTETLGPKPATRDVNLPRPLGALPGQRWESCAGGEAAGCTLDNSLTNIQWLRKVSSDGLGSSSIKQETEEKENRHLEQSQVEEPPGASTSWQDSVSERPPYSYMAMIQFAINSTERKRMTLKDIYTWIEDHFPYFKHIAKPGWKNSIRHNLSLHDMFVRETSANGKVSFWTIHPSANRYLTLDQVFKPLDPGSPQSPEHLESQQKRPNPELRRNVTIKTELPLGARRKMKPLLPRVSSYLVPIQFPVNQSLVLQPSVKVPLPLAASLMSSELARHSKRVRIAPKVLLADDGVAPLPTAGPVQEDKFLLGERLSPLLPVQSIKEEGIQPGEEMPLLGRPIKVESPPLEEWPSPCPSVKEELSHSWEGSSHSPTPRPKKSYSGLKSPARCVSEMLVIKRREGREMSRSRRKQHLLPPCLDEPELLFSEGPGASQRATELTLPAVSSEPTSRLGSCQEEGGPFKTPIKETPPISSTPSKSALPVTPESWRLTPPAKVGGLDFSPVQAPQAAFGPLPDSLGLTDFSTTPLKSIPLFDSPRELLNSEPFDLTSDPFSSPSPSDMEVPKPVSPGSQVASLSANRSLTEGLVLDTMNDSLSKVLLDISFPGLEEDPLGPDSINWAQFIPELR
- the FOXM1 gene encoding forkhead box protein M1 isoform X3, which translates into the protein MKTSPRRPLILKRRRLPLPVQNAPGETSGEEPKRPPAQQEPGQAQASKEAADSNSCKFPAGIKIINHPTMPNTQVVAIPNNANIQSIITALTAKGKESGNSGPNKFILISFGGAPTHPSGHQPQTQASNDPRRTEVVTETLGPKPATRDVNLPRPLGALPGQRWESCAGGEAAGCTLDNSLTNIQWLRKVSSDGLGSSSIKQETEEKENRHLEQSQVEEPPGASTSWQDSVSERPPYSYMAMIQFAINSTERKRMTLKDIYTWIEDHFPYFKHIAKPGWKNSIRHNLSLHDMFVRETSANGKVSFWTIHPSANRYLTLDQVFKQQKRPNPELRRNVTIKTELPLGARRKMKPLLPRVSSYLVPIQFPVNQSLVLQPSVKVPLPLAASLMSSELARHSKRVRIAPKVLLADDGVAPLPTAGPVQEDKFLLGERLSPLLPVQSIKEEGIQPGEEMPLLGRPIKVESPPLEEWPSPCPSVKEELSHSWEGSSHSPTPRPKKSYSGLKSPARCVSEMLVIKRREGREMSRSRRKQHLLPPCLDEPELLFSEGPGASQRATELTLPAVSSEPTSRLGSCQEEGGPFKTPIKETPPISSTPSKSALPVTPESWRLTPPAKVGGLDFSPVQAPQAAFGPLPDSLGLTDFSTTPLKSIPLFDSPRELLNSEPFDLTSDPFSSPSPSDMEVPKPVSPGSQVASLSANRSLTEGLVLDTMNDSLSKVLLDISFPGLEEDPLGPDSINWAQFIPELR